The segment GGCGACGTCGTCGGCGGAGAGGGTGGCGGATGCCGCGGCCAGTCGTCGTCGCTGTGCCGCCGGGCGATCCTTCTCGGCTGCTGCACGAGCCATGAGCTCGGCGCCGAGCATCCGCACGAGGTCGGTATCGATACCCGCGGCGAGCTTAACCTCCGCGACGTGCGCCCAGGTGGCGAAGTCGTCGGCGAAGGCCTCGAACCGGTATTCCCAGCGGCCCTGCGCATCCAGGGCGATGGGCGTCTGCCAGCGGTCGGTGCCGTCGTCCATCGGATCGAGGCGATGCAGGCTCTCCACGCCATCGGGATCCCGCAGTCTCAGCCGCACGCCGATCGAGTCATGCCCCTCGCGGAATGCGACGACCCGGAACGGCACCACCTCGCCCGCGAACGCCGACGGCGCGAACCCTCCGGGGGCGGCGGGGCGCGGGTCGGACAGTGGGATGCGGGCGGTGAGACCGGCCGGATCCGGGGTGTTCGGCGTCTTCGGCCACCGGCGCAGCGGAACCTGCGAGATGCCGCGCAGGTTCGCGGGACGACGGGTGCTGCGTGAGGCCATGCCCTGAATGTACCGCGCGCCTACACGACTCGAAACAGGTGCATCGACGTACCGGGAATGGGCAGCACGTCGCCGGGCGCGAAAGCGCGTTCCTCGGACGACGGGGCCTCGTCGACGCTCGACCACAGGGCGATGAAACGCGTCGCGCCTTCGATGGCCGTCGGCAGGGTCACGTCGATCGGCGACTCCGTGCCGTGCACGATGAGCAGGATGCGGTTGGGCACCTCTCCGGCGGTCGTGGCGGCGACGTACTGCAGGGTGCGGTGGCCCGGATCGGTCCACTGCTGCTGCTCCATCGTCTCGCCGTGCTGGTCGTACCAGTCCATGTCGCTGGCCCGCGGCGTCTGCTCGCCCTGCACGGCGTACCGGCTGGGACGCAGCGCCGGGTTCTCGCCGCGCAGCCGGATGAGCGCGGCGACGTGCGCGCGCAGGTCGCGCTGCCAATCCTCCAGTTCCCAGTCCAGCCAGGTGAGCGCGGAGTCCTGCGCATACGCGTTGTTGTTGCCGCGCTGCGTGCGCCCGGTCTCATCACCCGCGGTGAGCATCGGCACTCCGGCGGAGAGCAGCAGGGTGCCGAGCAGGTTGCGCATCGCCTTGCGCCGCGCGGCGAGGATGCCCGGGTCATCGGTGGGCCCCTCCACCCCGTGGTTGAACGAGCGGTTCATGTCGGCGCCGTCGCGGTTCTGCTCGCCGTTGGCCTCGTTGTGCTTGACGTCGTAGGAGACGAGGTCGTGCAGGGTGAACCCGTCGTGCGCGGTGACGAAGTTGATGCTGGCGAGCGGGCCGCGCTCATCGCTGTACGTGTTCGACGAGCCGGCCAGCCGGGTGGCGAAACCGCCGATGCCGACCGGGGCCGAGGCCCGCCGGGCGTAGTCGATGTCGCTGAGCCAGAAGTTGCGCACCCGGTCGCGGTAGCGGTCGTTCCACTCGTGCCAGCCGTCGGGGAAGTTGCCGGTCTGCCAGCCGCCCATCCCGACGTCCCACGGCTCGGCGATGAGCTTGACGCCCCGCAGCGCCGGATCGTCGCGAATGGCGGTGAGCAGCGGATGCTCGCGCGAGAACTCGTGGTTCGCGTCGCGCCCGAGGGCAGCGGCCAGATCGAACCGGAATCCGTCGACGCGCATCTCGCCGGCCCAGTAGCGCAGCGAGTCGAGCACGAAGCGCGCCCCGGCATCCGTCGCGGTGTTCAGCGTGTTGCCGCATCCGGTGGTGTCGATGTACGCGCCATCGGGCTGCTGGCGGTAGTAGCGGGCGTTGTCGATGCCGCGCAGGCTGGTGCGGGGCCCGCCGAGGCCCTCCTCGGAGGTGTGGTTGTAGACGACGTCGAGGATGACCTCGAGACCCGCCTCGTGCAGCAGCCGCACCATGCCCTTGAACTCGGCGAGCACCGCCTCGGGGCCGGCCTGGCGCGCCTCCTCGGTCGCGTAGGCGGTGTGCGGCGTGAAGAAGTTCAATGTGTTGTAGCCCCAGTAGTTGGTGAGTCCGCGTTCGAGCAGGCGCGGCTCGGGCACGAAGGCGTGCACGGGGAGGAGCTCGACGGACGTGACCCCGAGGGAGTGCAGATGCTCGATCATCGCGGGGTGCGCCAGGCCGGCATAGGTACCGTGGAGGGCTGGAGGCATGTCGGGGTGGCGCTTGGTGAGGCCCTTGAGGTGGCCCTCGTAGATGACGGTGCGATCCAGCGGCGTGGCGGGCTTGCGCGAATCGCCCCAGTCGAAGCCGTCTTCGATGACGACCGAGCGCCACTCCTCGTAACCGACGCCCTGCGCGAGGCCGCGGGCATAGGGGTCGAGCAGCAGGGTCTCCTCGTTGAAGGTGTTGCCAGGGCCGTGCGGTCCACTCACCTGCAGCGCGTAGCGCGTGCCCGGCTGCAGGAGATCGGTCGTGACCTCCCACACGCCGCCGGGACGTCGTTCGAGAGATGCGCGATCGACCTCCCAGTCGAGGTCGGTGGCGTCGAACACGACGAGTTGCATCGCGCTGGCGTTCTGCGACCACACCCTCAGGGTGCCGACGCCGTCGTGCAGACGGACGCCGAGGTCGTCGAGCGCGGCCCCGCCTGGTGGGCAGAACGCAGACGAATCAGACATGCCGTACAGCCTATGGGGCGCGGGTGGCGCCCGGTGATCAGGCGTTCTTCACGGGTGTCTCGGCCGCCGATGCGCGATCATGGGGGGATGGCCCCGTACCTCGACCACGCCGCGACGACGCCGCTGCGTCGCGAGGCGCGCGATGCGTGGCTGGCGGCGGCGGATTCCGCGGGCAACGCGTCGTCGACGCACCGTGCCGGGCAGGGCGCCCGACGCGTGCTGGAGGATGCGCGCGAGCGCCTGGCGGCGGTGCTCGACTGCGAGCCGATCGAGGTCGTCTTCACCTCGGGTGGCACCGAGTCGGTGAATCTCGCCCTGCAGGGGCTGTGGCGGGCGCGCGCCGACGGACGGGACGCGGTCGTCCTTCCGGATGCGGAGCACCATGCGACGCTCGACACCGTCGAGGCGCTGCGTTCGGCGGGTGCGCGGGTGAGCGCGGTGGCCGTGGACGGGCTCGGCCGCATCTCGGCCGAAGCGTTCGCCGAGGCCGTCGCCGCTCCGGCCGTCGCTCTGGCCACCGCGCTCATCGCCAACAACGAGGTCGGCACGATCAACGACGCACCCGCGCTGAGTGCCGCCGCGGCAGCATCCGGCGTGCCCCTGCATCTCGACGCGGTGGCCGCGCTCGGGCATGTGCCCGTGTCGTTCCGCGCACTTCGCGCCGATGCGCCCGCCGGCGCAGGACTGGTGGCGCTGAGCATCGCCGGGCACAAGATCGGCGCCCCGGTCGGCACGGGTGCGCTCCTCGTCGCCCGCACCGCGCGTCTGAGCGCCTTGCTGCACGGCGGCGGGCAGCAGCGCGGGCTGCGAGCAGGAACGCAAGACGTCGCGGGAGCGGTCGCGCTCGCCGTCGCGGCCGAGCTCGCAGAGTCGGAGCGCGAGGGCGAGCGCGAGCGACTGCGAGGGATGCGCGATGCGCTGATCGACGGCATCCGCGCACGAGTGCCCGAGGCGGTGCTCCTGGGGGATCCCGGTGCGGACGAGCCGGGACGGCTGCCAGGCAACGTGCACCTGCTGTTCCCCGGAGCACCCAGCGAGAGCATGCTGTTTCTGCTCGATCAGGCCGACATCTCCGCGTCGGCGGGCTCGGCGTGCCAGGCAGGGGTGTCGGAGCCCTCGCATGTCGTGCAGGCAATGGGATTCTCGGAGGGCGAGGCGCGCAGCGTGCTGCGCCTCACGCTCGGCCGCACGTCCACGCGTGACGATGTGGATGCCGTGCTCGCGGTCATCACCCAGGCATACGCGCGGGCATCCGGGACCGCTTCAGGCAAGCGCTCGTAGACTGGGGGCATGCGGATCCTGGCGGCGATGAGCGGCGGAGTGGACTCCGCCGTCGCAGCCGCACGGGCTGTGGAGGCGGGGCACGACGTCACCGGCGTGCACCTCGCGCTCTCGCGCGCGGGCGGCACGCTGCGCACGGGCTCGCGCGGATGCTGCACGATCGAGGACGCCATGGATGCGCGTCGCACGGCGGATCTGCTCGGCATCCCCTTCTACGTGTGGGACTTCTCCGAGCGCTTCCGCGACGACGTGATCGACGACTTCATCAGCGAGTACAAGGCCGGGCGCACCCCGAACCCGTGCCTGCGCTGCAACGAGAAGATCAAGTTCGCCGCCCTGCTCGAGCGCGCGCTGGAGCTCGGCTTCGACGCCGTGTGCACGGGCCATTACGCCCACCTCGTCTCCACCGTGACCGGGCTGGAACTGCACCGCGCCGCCGATGACGCCAAGGATCAGTCCTACGTGCTCGGAGTGCTGAATGCCGAACAGCTCGCGCACACCTACTTCCCGCTGGGAGAGACGCCGTCGAAGGCGCTCGTGCGCGCCGAGGCCGCCGAGCGCGGCATCACGGTGGCGCAGAAGCCCGACAGCCACGACATCTGCTTCATCCCCGACGGCGACACGCGCGGGTGGCTCGCAGAGAAGGTGGGCACGGCGACGGGGGAGATCGTCGATCGCGAGGGCGCCGTCGTCGGCAGCCACGAGGGGGCGCACGCGTTCACCGTCGGCCAGCGCCGCGGACTGTACCTCGGGGTGCCGGCGCCGGACGGCAAGCCGAGGTTCGTGCTCGAGGTGCGTCCGGTGACCAACACCGTGGTCGTGGGACCGAAGGAGGCGCTGGCGATTGCCGAGATCGCGGGGGAGCGGTTCTCCTGGGCAGGAGCGGCGCCCGTCGATGCCGAATTCGCCTGCGAGGTGCAGATCCGCGCCCACGCCGATCCCGTGCCCGCCCGTGCGTTCGTGACCGAGGAGGGCGTGCGCGTCATCCCCGACGAGCCGCTGAACGGCGTGGCCCCCGGACAGAGCGCCGTGCTCTACGTCGGCACGCGCGTGCTCGGCCAGTTCACGATCGACACGACCGTCTCGGCCGTGCCCATCGGCGCCTGACCCGCGACATTCCCGAGATTCGCGGCATCTCCCGACGATTTCCCCGATTTCGTCGGGACATAGTGTCGTTCTCGGGAATACGCGCGAGGCGCGGGCGGGAAGGCCGGTCGGTGTCGGTCGCCGCTCGTAGACTTGCGGACGTGCTGGAGAACATCTCGCTGGAAGACGCCCGCAACGAGGCCCAGGGGCTGACCACGCGCATCCTCGACGCGAAGGATGCGTACTACGGGCGCGACACCTCGCTCGTCGACGATGCGACCTACGACGGCTGGATGCACCGGCTCGAAGAACTGGAGCGCCTGCACCCCGAACTGCAGGGCCAGGACTCTCCGACGCAGATGGTCGGCGCCGCCGAAGCCACCGGGCTTGACACGATCGAGCACGCGGAGCGGATGCTGAGTCTGGACAACGTCTTCTCCGTCGACGAACTGCGAGAGTGGGCTGCGAAGACCCGGTCGGCCGCGGGGCGCGACGTCGCCTGGCTCACCGAGCTGAAGATCGACGGGCTCGCCATCAATCTCCGCTACGAGAACGGCGTGCTCACCTCTGCCGCCACGCGCGGCGATGGGCGCGTCGGCGAGATCGTCACGGAGAACGCACTGCGCGTCGCCGGCATCCCCGAACGGCTCACCGGCGAAGGGCATCCGCCGATCGTCGAGGTGCGCGGCGAGGTCTTCATCCCCGTTGCCGCCTTCGAGCGGCTCAACGCCGCTCAGGCGGAGTTCCGTGACCGCGCCTTGGCCGAGGCGCTCGCGAAGTGGGAGTCCAGGGCTGGTGCGAAGAAGCCCTTCGACGAGGAGAAGGCGCGCACGGCGGCGGCACGGCGGTTCCCCGCCTTCGCAAACCCGCGCAACGCCGCCAGCGGCGGTCTGCGTCAGCAGATCGACAAGAAGTCAGGCATGGAACGGGAGGCGGGCCTCCTGCGTATCGAGTCCCTCGCGCTGTATGTGCACGGGGTCGGTGCGTGGCCCAACCCGCCCGTGGCGGCGCAGAGCGAGGTCTACGACCTGCTCTCCGAATGGGGCCTGCCCACCAGCCCGCACACGAAGGTGTGCACCTCGATCGATGAGGTCGTGGACTTCGTCTCGTACTTCGGTGAGCACCGCCACGACGTCGAGCACGAACTGGATGGCATCGTCGTCAAAGTCGACGAGCTCGCTCTGCATGACGAGCTGGGGATGACCAGTCGTGCCCCGCGCTGGGCCATCGCCTACAAGTACCCGCCCGAGGAGGTGCAGACGACACTCCTCGACATCGTCGTGTCCGTCGGCCGCACGGGGCGTGCCACCCCGTTCGCCGTCATGGCGCCCGCGCACGTGGCCGGCTCCGTCGTGCGTCAGGCGACGTTGCACAACAAGGACGTCGTGAAGGCCAAGGGCGTGCTCATCGGAGACACCGTCGTGCTCCGCAAGGCGGGCGACGTCATCCCCGAGGTGCTCGGCCCGGTGGTCGACAAGCGTGACGGCACAGAGCGCGAGTTCGTGAT is part of the Microbacterium pseudoresistens genome and harbors:
- the glgX gene encoding glycogen debranching protein GlgX; the encoded protein is MSDSSAFCPPGGAALDDLGVRLHDGVGTLRVWSQNASAMQLVVFDATDLDWEVDRASLERRPGGVWEVTTDLLQPGTRYALQVSGPHGPGNTFNEETLLLDPYARGLAQGVGYEEWRSVVIEDGFDWGDSRKPATPLDRTVIYEGHLKGLTKRHPDMPPALHGTYAGLAHPAMIEHLHSLGVTSVELLPVHAFVPEPRLLERGLTNYWGYNTLNFFTPHTAYATEEARQAGPEAVLAEFKGMVRLLHEAGLEVILDVVYNHTSEEGLGGPRTSLRGIDNARYYRQQPDGAYIDTTGCGNTLNTATDAGARFVLDSLRYWAGEMRVDGFRFDLAAALGRDANHEFSREHPLLTAIRDDPALRGVKLIAEPWDVGMGGWQTGNFPDGWHEWNDRYRDRVRNFWLSDIDYARRASAPVGIGGFATRLAGSSNTYSDERGPLASINFVTAHDGFTLHDLVSYDVKHNEANGEQNRDGADMNRSFNHGVEGPTDDPGILAARRKAMRNLLGTLLLSAGVPMLTAGDETGRTQRGNNNAYAQDSALTWLDWELEDWQRDLRAHVAALIRLRGENPALRPSRYAVQGEQTPRASDMDWYDQHGETMEQQQWTDPGHRTLQYVAATTAGEVPNRILLIVHGTESPIDVTLPTAIEGATRFIALWSSVDEAPSSEERAFAPGDVLPIPGTSMHLFRVV
- a CDS encoding cysteine desulfurase family protein, producing MAPYLDHAATTPLRREARDAWLAAADSAGNASSTHRAGQGARRVLEDARERLAAVLDCEPIEVVFTSGGTESVNLALQGLWRARADGRDAVVLPDAEHHATLDTVEALRSAGARVSAVAVDGLGRISAEAFAEAVAAPAVALATALIANNEVGTINDAPALSAAAAASGVPLHLDAVAALGHVPVSFRALRADAPAGAGLVALSIAGHKIGAPVGTGALLVARTARLSALLHGGGQQRGLRAGTQDVAGAVALAVAAELAESEREGERERLRGMRDALIDGIRARVPEAVLLGDPGADEPGRLPGNVHLLFPGAPSESMLFLLDQADISASAGSACQAGVSEPSHVVQAMGFSEGEARSVLRLTLGRTSTRDDVDAVLAVITQAYARASGTASGKRS
- the ligA gene encoding NAD-dependent DNA ligase LigA, whose translation is MLENISLEDARNEAQGLTTRILDAKDAYYGRDTSLVDDATYDGWMHRLEELERLHPELQGQDSPTQMVGAAEATGLDTIEHAERMLSLDNVFSVDELREWAAKTRSAAGRDVAWLTELKIDGLAINLRYENGVLTSAATRGDGRVGEIVTENALRVAGIPERLTGEGHPPIVEVRGEVFIPVAAFERLNAAQAEFRDRALAEALAKWESRAGAKKPFDEEKARTAAARRFPAFANPRNAASGGLRQQIDKKSGMEREAGLLRIESLALYVHGVGAWPNPPVAAQSEVYDLLSEWGLPTSPHTKVCTSIDEVVDFVSYFGEHRHDVEHELDGIVVKVDELALHDELGMTSRAPRWAIAYKYPPEEVQTTLLDIVVSVGRTGRATPFAVMAPAHVAGSVVRQATLHNKDVVKAKGVLIGDTVVLRKAGDVIPEVLGPVVDKRDGTEREFVMPENCPECGTPLRPMKEGDIDLRCPNARSCPAQVRGRVEHIGSRGALDIEALGEVTAAALTQPSVPATPPLMTEAGLFELTLEELVPIEVVVRDAETGLPKEDDEGVAKMRAPFRRNPTASERKEGLEGPQPSSQALKLLDELEKAKAKELWRLLVALNIRHVGPVAARALAQWFGSLGAIRAASHDELAAVEGVGGIIADSLLDWFAVDWHEEIVDRWTAAGVRWVTPGHPGPGAGSVEGGVLTGLTIVATGSLDGYTREGAQEAIIKAGGKAASSVSKKTDFVAAGPGAGSKLTKAEDLGIRILDAAQFHLLVTEGPEALDT
- the mnmA gene encoding tRNA 2-thiouridine(34) synthase MnmA, producing MRILAAMSGGVDSAVAAARAVEAGHDVTGVHLALSRAGGTLRTGSRGCCTIEDAMDARRTADLLGIPFYVWDFSERFRDDVIDDFISEYKAGRTPNPCLRCNEKIKFAALLERALELGFDAVCTGHYAHLVSTVTGLELHRAADDAKDQSYVLGVLNAEQLAHTYFPLGETPSKALVRAEAAERGITVAQKPDSHDICFIPDGDTRGWLAEKVGTATGEIVDREGAVVGSHEGAHAFTVGQRRGLYLGVPAPDGKPRFVLEVRPVTNTVVVGPKEALAIAEIAGERFSWAGAAPVDAEFACEVQIRAHADPVPARAFVTEEGVRVIPDEPLNGVAPGQSAVLYVGTRVLGQFTIDTTVSAVPIGA